The DNA region aaacagaagatttgttgggtgagtgctgtgaaatgagcacacgcgtcctctgttagatgttatatgaagactcctggtctgtccctggtgttttagtcacacaagctcctttgttttgcagacatcaagctggacgctggcgtgaaccttcacctagagctgatccttcactcctctcactggagcagttgttgaaggtattgaacaaatgaatagcacaatagcaaaacgcaatgtaaagcacacaatatacgcacacgcactcagcttcttagggagatttgagattgtttgaagggttgagggtgaaaaagattcaaatgtgcaaatgcctgtgaaacagactgagaatctggctgaggcaaaggcgtcagaggaggacaagctgaaagcggtgatgtaccagtccagcctgtgctactactccagcaggtgagcgttcagacactgacaggtttgctttgtgagagatgtctgagctgattctcatggttctgatgttcactagtgaggccatgaggctgcttgggatcccgggacaccacattaggcactgccccactaatgtggtaactgggttttccaagctcacggttgctgtgaacttgagctcttgtcctcatcagtcagattgtttgctcagagtttgactgtcactcctcaattcacagggcagccgctccgcgccgcacaagcgcatccggaagagcacagggattccccgcagcttcctgttggaggtggacgacccagaccgaaagggagtcatgatagacggcagcggcagatacgtcattcccatcatagacgcgtgagtaaactgtacttggcatagccgcatgttctagtgtttgtccaaatctcacatgatgtctgcttgtgtgtgtttgcgctcgatctgttcagtgaggcctatgctgctgagaagagaaagaggccgtccttctcctgccagaccgagcctttgccctcctcgtcctcagcaggtgcggcatcttcggtccgggacgccggagggaaacggtcccgctccccatcttcaccagagacgcgcggcgaccagaagagaccacgtcgctgagagaccttcatccaagagacctggagccgacgtgtaaatattgtacatagtttattaataaaagataataaagattatagccgcatgaactgtgtggactggttaaccttcactccagcagtgcaacacacacacacacacacacacacacacgaatgaattcataaacacaatatcatgaagttttgctttaatttaggaaaagagaaactcttctgggctaaaatctgatgggtttttttcagcgttcttacttcagtctttaatgtcaggtgatccttcaaatgtcagtgtaaagtgttgagtacactattagtgctcagtcgtgtttttcatagttaccagtgccgatggagttttttaaagcgtcatattctgctggaaacgtttcatttgaatggtaatgtcccataagcggaggtcttgtgagtaacttcacaagtcggtcaaagtctacaccggtgacaagctcatctactcccagaacctgctactctctacctacacgttgtcagctgatgtttcaaaacctcaacactcgcatacagaacagcctcagcgtctgcacctcttatcggcactagctgcaagtctacaccccctctgtccagaagtgagcacagcctcttggtaccatcccagcaagcatttttttggggtgtttaaaggtgccaactgaccatcaaaagtaaaaatgactcattttatctcatcccaacagggaaaccaccaacaataaagaatgagttactatctggtgtcatggctttgcaattaaaacaagtttagttataatggaggtcattgggggcaaaaacagccacttgaacaatatgaacaatacataagggttaaaagtctaatagacggcttggttaaaaccaggctaaatctaggctgtcagtgagtgtgcacccctaaccccgcctctcacagtgacctcactagctccgctgagtgctttgtgtctcagattgcatgcaagtctgcagccagatactgctggaagctagtcatcaaatacacaggaacgaatgactacacgtgtcaatctgtctattaaactatctaatctgtctagtcagtcttttattatcttttatatgcaaaaatattcattcataaaaacatatgtatatatgaacactgggtcaaatagggtccgtgcattttaaatctaataacaaaaataacccaatgttggttttgtccatatttaaatgaacgtgtgtaaacgcacgctttgatcaaaccttttattccccttgatgatattgtgcttttttttcccctcaatgccctccaaagtttcaatgtttggccgtgtctgccatatctgttttgtttaaaaaaaaaaaggaaaaaaaagaatgcatcggttcctgcatgtagaattcagaaatctcatggcattgaaagaaaactggcagcagttgagtgccgaggtcaaaggtcagatgaacaggcatcacacctgataaacacctggggcaactgtacagtaaaaaaaaacaaaaaaaacaaaaagattaagaaatattgctttaatttgagagagacaaaaaaactcttccgtgttaaaatttgatgttcctccagcgttcttacgtcagtctttaatgtcaggtgatccttcaaatgtcagtgtaaattgttgagtgtaccattagtgctcagtcgtgtttttcatagttaccagtgccgatggagtttttttttttagagcgtcatattctgctggaaaagtttcattttaatggtaatatgccatgagcggaggtgtatgagtaacttcacaagttgaccatagtctagaccgatgacatgctcatctactcccagaacctggcagaacgaaatgttgcagctcgtccggtcttcaatgatgagcccaaaagaggccacttcacagagccggcccaaggcttaagagaactgagaggcaggacaagatggcgagctggacttggttaactttagattttacacaaatctcattgttttgtttttccacctaaaatagtaattaaaacatccaagatgtgttttgcctcatcaaaatgtggaatttgatcagcaaactactcattctaagacaactatgccttgggctaaatgacttggcttcaagtacgatgccacacgattcagaaatgaaggtacagactgcacaaacagataaacgacatgatgcacctcatttcaccacaactaaaggcagcgacaaaaaaaaagtcaagctctcacgatgatgacatttctcatgcaaccctttagcaagcctacatagtatttatgcctataagtcactgcatgggtaaataagaaacaagcaacacacacacacacacacacacacacacatatatgggtCAATGACGTgacgctcatttttttgtgtccatgtcttttaaataaattcaagtaggttacagtttcaaaataaataagcaaattacttgcatacattctctattttgaggaccaagtttaattttttgggtttaatccattttaagaaaATTTTTAGGGGATTATTGCAAGAATGTCAATGTGGTGTAACCAAAAGAAATTGGTACCAAATAGTTtaccttgtttaaaaaatgtgaaagcctCAATGAAACATTGTATCGGCTAGTCTGGCataattttacattagacatatttaatagtaaataaaggtaaatataattgttttaaatattataattcatttggggAATTTTTTCTGTCACCTCAAATTTCTGAAATGTCAAGATGGTGTAACCACTATTTATTGAgccattttgttaatattgtgcACAAGACAGTTAGACAGGAAATTGAATCACAGAGAAGAACTCTTGATAAGACTAATTGCTGCATGCAAAGGTTAgtaactctttttaaaatgtgagatACTTTGACCTTTTTAAGGTATGGCCAGCTATTCTTAGATATGCATGTCAAATGGTAAGACCCCAGAAATGCACTGATAATtgttcataattataaaaataagtattatatttaaaagttaaatttgaaatattcCCACCAAGCCCATGTGCTTACATAGATGTTATTGATAATGCCTGTCAAATTTCATTTTAAGTTGAAATGTCAAGGGGTGTAACTGGTTACACCATTTGACTCATATAGCAGGAGTCTTTCTGTCAGGGGTCAATTTAGTCAAATATCATTAGTTCATGATGCTGATCAAAAATGCGACATAAATTAAACTACTATTTGTGTTCAtagtgtagattatttatttatttttgtttgagaaaTAGGTGCTTAATCCACAACCTTACTATTAAAGCTCTGTAAACATAGGATAAAATTATTTTACTGCACAACATGAatggttttttttgtttatgttaatccatgtttatattcacacaatataatgtacacactctctcattcacacacacattcatacactacagtcaatttagtttttctaattcacctataccgcaagtctttggactgtgggggaaactggagctcccagaggaaacccatgtcaactcCACACAGTAAGCCATCCTGGTCCAtcttggactcaaaccagcaaccttcttgctgtgagacaactgtGCTAACCACATTAGCCACTGTATCACCCTCCTTTGAAATGTTGTAAGTattatttttcttcttgagaaagtcttatttcttttagtttggatagaataaaagcagtttttaaaatgtttaagcagtttttaaggtcaatattgttagccttcttaaatacagaacaaaccacagttaccCAATGACTTGGCCAATAGatcttacttgcctaattaacctaattacatttttaaatgtcactttaggctgaatactaatgtcttacaaattatctagtcaaatattatgtgctgtcatcatggcaaagattacggaagaaatcagttattagaatttagtcatttaaactattttgtttagaaatgtgttgacaataatattctctctgttaaagagcacttgggaatttcttttttaaataaaagaaaaaattaacatGGGAAATGAAATAAGGTTGACAAGCCTCTATAGACTGAGTGCACACAGCCTTAAGTTTTGGAGGTTTTCATACTTGATGCGCTTGctgttgtactattattattaacaactggAGGTGACTCGGAGGAACTTTAATGATGAAAAGTtgtgaagaacaagtcagaagttgctaaacaaatgaattgcagttgaaatcagttttgtttgggtttttttacagcatgtctgataaaaaattttcttttggagaaagtcttgtttgttttatttaggctagaataaaagcaatttttaaaagccattttgaggtaaaaattattggcccttttaagctttttcctcgcgatagtctacagaacaaaccatggatatacaataacttatctaattactctaacctgcctagttaacctaattaagcctttaaatgctactttaagctgtatagaagtgtcttgaagaatatctagtctaatattatttactgtcatcatggcaaagagaaaataaatcagttattagagatgagttattaaaactattatgtgttgaaaatgtgttgaaaaaatcttctctctgttaaaccgaaattggggaaaaaataacaggggagctaatagctcagggggactaataataattctgcataattctgaagttaactgtataaaataaatagtttgtggataagttgTGGATACACTCATGAAATTATTTGTTGTCAGTCAGTCGTGTATGCTTACAAAAATTGGCCTTTAATCCCAGCACCAAGGCAACAACGAGTAAGCAGCAGTTCTTACGTACTAGTGATTTACGTACAGTGTTTGGCAAATTGTTTCTAAATAGCTTAAAAGTAAAATAgtggatttttttctaatatcatctacttatttttattttaattaagccaactgaaaagaaacagtgatgGAAAAGGTGTcaaatgttaaacatgtttctttagtttattaatattctaatgatgaGGGCCACACATTTAATGTAAAGGATGTTATTCCTTGGTGTATTAAAGTTCAGCAACCTGGTTTCATTGTTCTAAACACATTTGTCAATGACAATCCCACTGAAATTGTTGActttcattcttaatttgaattgattttaattgtcaATTTCAAAATCTTTGGCTGTAGAAGCAACACTGTCAGGTGGTGTAACTGGTTTTTGTCAATTGGTGTAAccagtattttacataaaaatataattatgtacatggaaataatgtgaaattaaaattaaaacacttagtttagtgtaataaaatagtttttaacattttttacataatttgtcaAAGATTATTTAGAAACCAGAAGTGTTTTTAGCATGTGTCTGGCCGAATATTGCAAAAactcattaaaatgtacatttagagaTAATGCGAATACAATAAATgttattgtggtattttaaaatgaagtatttatttcagtgtgtacacTTGCATATCATCTAGGAggagtaaattatttaatatttcacaatttttggcagttacaccatttgacattttcagttgcATTCAGTCTTAATGTCTGTAAAAAAtggtgtaaatgttatttttaattacataaaatcaacatgaatacaatctgtacattttaaaatatctgacggatgcttttaaatcaactttgtaaaagatttttaaatttccCATCTTGCCAAACCTGTTTTGTCActgacccatatatatatatttatatatccatgggccactgtaaagtaatatggttctgtcataacgttttgaatgaaaatctgcatttggacaagacacctttagtatagttttgattttaaggcataataaagatcaaatgcaagtacgagtggatttacattgaaaatttcaaacgcatcaagaaaaccatgtgctaaggaaatttcaaaccatttggaacgcacagagacgagcttttgtgcaaaaatgaacttaaaggtgcctttaaaaaagtgtcaaagtacttttgaaaacaaaaaagcaaacccccaataggtggcagcaagaggccgctttatttgagtaaagcattgaacgattcattcagccaaagaagccaataggatgaacggacagttgaatcaatccctgaatcatcgactcacccgagtcttcttggcgaaggcctgaatcgttcgtgtagggaaacgtcgctgtgtattattcagagatggccaactgttctgctgttttcttatcgcaatgattttactactactatcaataaaattaatattaataagaataataatattgccggaagttgtacagcgcatgcgtcacgtgttcatcatcagcatccatgacaaccgtcctgtgggtgttgtttgaatctcgctgtgtcgattggcatctgatctctgcgtcctccgtgacaatttttccagattatcgatattattgatcgttggatacgtcgattgatcgcctgctgttcccatcactcaggtttgaccctttttattacgctgtgctttgtgtttgtgttcagtatgtcttgtgttcactacaggttccagagtcgactcacctacgactcgctccagtttgaaggcctcaacatcagcgcgggggagctgaagcggcagatcatgaggagcaagaggctgaagttctgccagctgaagatcagcaacgcccagactgatgaaggtgagttgaggaaaagacacttcaactgttctacgctaacattagatgcgttatatcagacacttctggaagctgtaaggtggtgctgatgctgacatgtagggatgttttggctgttttaaaaggctaatggctctcaaagtataccgtgctccataattatgtgctgattctgattttattttgctgtcagaatacacagatgatgctctcatccctaaaaacacgtcggtcatcatcagacggatccctgcggcgggactgaagtcctcaaacagaagatttgttgggtaagtgctgtgaaatgagcacacgcgtcctctgttagatgttatatgaagactcctggtctgtccctggtgttttagtcacacaagctcctttgttttgcagacatcaagctggacgctggcgtgaaccttcacctagagctgatccttcactcctctcactggagcagttgttgaaggtattgaacaaatgaatagcacaatagcaaaacgcaatgtaaagcacacaatatacgcacacgcactcagcttcttagggagatttgagattgtttgaagggttgagggtgaaaaagattcaaatgtgcaaatgcctgtgaaacagactgagaatctggctgaggcaaaggcgtcagaggaggacaagctgaaagcggtgatgtaccagtccagcctgtgctactactccagcaggtgagcgttcagacactgacaggtttgctttgtgagagatgtctgagctgattctcatggttctgatgtttactagtgaggccatgaggctgcttgggatcccgggacaccacattaggcactgccccactaatgtggtaactgggttttccaagctcacggttgctgtgaacttgagctcttgtcctcatcagtcagattgtttgctcagagtttgactgtcactcctcaattcacagggcagccgctccgcgccgcacaagcgcatccggaagagcacagggattccccgcagcttcctgttggaggtggacgacccagaccgaaagggagtcatgatagacggcagcggcagatacgtcattcccatcatagacgcgtgagtaaactgtacttggcatagccgcatgttctagtgtttgtccaaatctcacatgatgtctgcttgtgtgtgtttgcgctcgatctgttcagtgaggcctatgctgctgagaagagaaagaggccgtccttctcctgccagaccgagcctttgccctcctcgtcctcagcaggtgcggcatcttcggtccgggacgccggagggaaacggtcccgctccccatcttcaccagagacgcgcggcgaccagaagagaccacgtcgctgagagaccttcatccaagagacctggagccgacgtgtaaatattgtacatagtttattaataaaagataataaagattatagccgcatgaactgtgtggactggttaaccttcactccagcagtgcaacacacacacacacacacacacacacacacacacacacacacgaatgaattcataaacacaatattatgaagttttgctttaatttaggaaaagagaaactcttctgggctaaaatctgatgggtttttttcagcgttcttacttcagtctttaatgtcaggtgatccttcaaatgtcagtgtaaagtgttgagtacactattagtgctcagtcgtgtttttcatagttaccagtgccgatggagttttttaaagcgtcatattctgctggaaacgtttcatttgaatggtaatgtcccataagcggaggtcttgtgagtaacttcacaagtcggtcaaagtctacaccggtgacaagctcatctactcccagaacctgctactctctacctacacgttgtcagctgatgtttcaaaacctcaacactcgcgtacagaacagcctcagcgtctgcaccacttatcggcactagctgcaagtctacaccccctctgtccagaagtgagcacagcctcttggtaccatcccagcaagcatttttttggggtgtttaaaggtgccaactgaccatcaaaagtaaaaatgactcattttatctcatcccaacagggaaaccaccaacaataaagaatgagttactatctggtgtcatggctttgcaataaaaacaagtttagttataatggaggtcattgggggcaaaaacagccacttgaacattatgaacaatacataagggttaaaagtctaatagatggcttggttaaaaccaggctaaatctaggctgtcagtgagtgtgcacccctaaccccgcctctcacagtgacctcactagctccgctgagtgctttgtgtctcagattgcatgcaagtctgcagccagatactgctggaagctagtcatcaaatacacaggaacgaatgactacacgtgtcaatctgtctattaaactatctaatctgtctagtcagtcttttattatcttttatatgcaaaaatattcattcataaaaacatatgtatatttgaacactgggtcaaatagggtccgtgcattttaaatctaataacaaaaataacccaatgttggttttgtccatatttaaatgaacgtgtgtaaacgcacgctttgatcaaaccttttattccccttgatgatattgtgcttttttttttccctcaatgccctccaaagtttcaatgtttggccgtgtctgccatatctgttttgtttaaaaagaaaaaaggaaaaaaaagaatgcatcggttcctgcatgtagaattcagaaatctcatggcattgaaagaaaactggcagcagttgagtgccgaggtcaaaggtcagatgagcaggcatcacacctgataaacacctggggcaac from Danio rerio strain Tuebingen ecotype United States chromosome 8, GRCz12tu, whole genome shotgun sequence includes:
- the LOC141375687 gene encoding E3 ubiquitin-protein ligase RBBP6-like isoform X2, which encodes MSCVHYRFQSRLTYDSLQFEGLNISAGELKRQIMRSKRLKFCQLKISNAQTDEEYTDDALIPKNTSVIIRRIPAAGLKSSNRRFVGHQAGRWREPSPRADPSLLSLEQLLKTENLAEAKASEEDKLKAVMYQSSLCYYSSRAAAPRRTSASGRAQGFPAASCWRWTTQTERES
- the LOC141375701 gene encoding E3 ubiquitin-protein ligase RBBP6-like isoform X1, whose translation is MSCVHYRFQSRLTYDSLQFEGLNISAGELKRQIMRSKRLKFCQLKISNAQTDEEYTDDALIPKNTSVIIRRIPAAGLKSSNRRFVGHQAGRWREPSPRADPSLLSLEQLLKTENLAEAKASEEDKLKAVMYQSSLCYYSSSEAMRLLGIPGHHIRHCPTNVGSRSAPHKRIRKSTGIPRSFLLEVDDPDRKGVMIDGSGRYVIPIIDAEAYAAEKRKRPSFSCQTEPLPSSSSAGAASSVRDAGGKRSRSPSSPETRGDQKRPRR
- the LOC141375687 gene encoding E3 ubiquitin-protein ligase RBBP6-like isoform X1 translates to MSCVHYRFQSRLTYDSLQFEGLNISAGELKRQIMRSKRLKFCQLKISNAQTDEEYTDDALIPKNTSVIIRRIPAAGLKSSNRRFVGHQAGRWREPSPRADPSLLSLEQLLKTENLAEAKASEEDKLKAVMYQSSLCYYSSSEAMRLLGIPGHHIRHCPTNVGSRSAPHKRIRKSTGIPRSFLLEVDDPDRKGVMIDGSGRYVIPIIDAEAYAAEKRKRPSFSCQTEPLPSSSSAGAASSVRDAGGKRSRSPSSPETRGDQKRPRR
- the LOC141375701 gene encoding E3 ubiquitin-protein ligase RBBP6-like isoform X2, whose translation is MSCVHYRFQSRLTYDSLQFEGLNISAGELKRQIMRSKRLKFCQLKISNAQTDEEYTDDALIPKNTSVIIRRIPAAGLKSSNRRFVGHQAGRWREPSPRADPSLLSLEQLLKTENLAEAKASEEDKLKAVMYQSSLCYYSSRAAAPRRTSASGRAQGFPAASCWRWTTQTERES